A region from the Drosophila mauritiana strain mau12 chromosome 2L, ASM438214v1, whole genome shotgun sequence genome encodes:
- the LOC117150816 gene encoding protein arginine N-methyltransferase 8, with translation MLEDLAKDEEKMDEDHSNANQITKDRRRQEAHYFKLYGRIEIHEWLLKDSVRIKAYREAIQHNEFFRHKTVLDVGCGMGVLSIFAAKAGSKRVLAVDAATISKYAQQVAQDNEFGRVITVIQGKVEDIELPNGIKKVDIIVCDWMGSSLFSGNMLESLLFARDKWLSAAGHIYPDTAQLYLAAIKGRDQDLGFWHDVHGFDLSAIRLRCESKAVVEHVTGDQLMSRVCLVKSLDLYTEPRQSAKFRSLFELKVTRNGWVHALVAYFDVGFSKSTQRISISTSPSAPWTHWNQTVFYLETPLPVMAGECIKGVFAMKPSENSIFDTEFDIFLNFDGREKSVTIHQSFVLTDPLTLC, from the exons ATGTTAGAGGACCTTGCAAAAGACGAAGAGAAGATGGATGAAGACCACAGCAATGCCAATCAGATCACCAAGGATCGCCGAAGACAGGAGGCGCATTATTTCAAACTTTATGGCCGCATTGAGATACACGAATGGCTGTTGAAAGATTCAGTCCGAATTAAGGCCTACCGCGAGGCCATTCAGCACAACGAGTTCTTCAGGCACAAG ACCGTTCTGGATGTGGGCTGCGGCATGGGCGTCCTTTCGATATTCGCAGCCAAGGCGGGTTCCAAAAGAGTCCTGGCAGTAGATGCGGCCACCATTTCGAAATATGCCCAACAGGTAGCCCAGGATAATGAATTCGGCAGAGTTATAACGGTGATCCAGGGAAAAGTGGAGGACATTGAACTACCTAATGGGATTAAAAAGGTGGATATTATAGTGTGCGACTGGATGGG CTCCTCCCTGTTTTCTGGAAATATGCTCGAGTCGTTGTTATTTGCGCGGGACAAGTGGCTGTCCGCCGCAGGCCACATCTATCCGGACACGGCGCAGCTTTATCTGGCGGCCATCAAGGGACGGGACCAGGATCTTGGCTTCTGGCACGATGTGCACGGCTTCGACCTGTCCGCCATCCGGCTCAGATGCGAGTCCAAGGCGGTGGTGGAGCACGTGACCGGTGACCAGCTGATGAGCAGGGTGTGCCTGGTCAAATCGCTGGATCTGTACACCGAGCCACGCCAATCCGCCAAGTTTCGTTCGCTATTCGAGCTGAAGGTCACCCGAAATGGATGGGTACACGCCCTGGTGGCCTACTTCGATGTCGGATTCAGCAAGAGCACGCAAAGGATCAGCATCAGCACGTCGCCCTCTGCTCCGTGGACCCACTGGAACCAAACGGTCTTCTACCTGGAGACACCACTGCCTGTTATGGCAGGTGAGTGCATCAAGGGCGTGTTCGCCATGAAACCCAGCGAGAACAGCATCTTTGACACGGAATTCGACATCTTTTTGAACTTCGATGGCCGGGAGAAGTCGGTCACCATCCATCAGTCCTTTGTGCTCACCGATCCCCTCACACTTTGTTGA